Proteins encoded within one genomic window of Deinococcus sp. YIM 134068:
- a CDS encoding cytochrome P450: MSVPVLSLPLNDPAFVRDPYPLLARLREETPALRDPALNRVFLTRHADISAVLRDRTRFGRSALHRYSRDELGWPPPDPARANFDAFNGNHLLDSEPPKHTRLRSLVGLAFTPRRVEALSSRIEALLARQLAKVGADGFDLVAQYAEPLPVTVIAELLGVPQGERHHLRPWSAAIVRLYEPTHTAGEQAEAERAVLEFSALLRDLARLRRHDPQDDLITALVQAEDGGDRLSERELIDTCILLLNAGHEASVNGLSAGVLALLRQPEHWRTLAQAAPHQGSLPLFRTAAEELLRYDTPLPLFERYVLEEVDLFGETLRPGEKVGLLYASGNRDPRRFERPDELNLTRDPNPHLTFGLGIHYCLGAPLARLELALSLRALARAFPDLRLPDPDAEPEYVGGFVIRGLRRLDVVAG; encoded by the coding sequence ATGTCCGTCCCCGTGCTGAGCCTGCCGCTGAACGACCCGGCGTTCGTGCGTGACCCATACCCCCTGCTGGCCCGGTTGCGCGAGGAGACGCCCGCCCTGCGCGACCCGGCCCTGAACCGCGTCTTCCTCACGCGGCATGCGGACATCTCGGCGGTGCTGCGCGACCGCACGCGCTTTGGGCGGAGCGCCCTGCACCGATACTCGCGCGACGAGCTGGGCTGGCCGCCCCCCGACCCCGCGCGGGCAAACTTCGACGCCTTCAACGGCAACCACCTCCTCGATTCCGAGCCGCCCAAGCACACCCGGCTTCGCTCGCTCGTGGGCCTCGCCTTCACGCCCCGGCGGGTGGAGGCGCTGTCCTCCCGAATTGAGGCCCTGCTCGCCCGGCAACTCGCGAAGGTCGGCGCGGACGGCTTCGATCTCGTCGCCCAGTACGCCGAGCCGCTGCCCGTCACCGTCATCGCAGAGCTGCTGGGGGTGCCCCAGGGGGAGCGCCACCACCTGCGCCCGTGGTCGGCGGCCATCGTGCGGCTGTACGAGCCGACCCACACGGCGGGCGAGCAGGCGGAGGCTGAGCGGGCCGTACTGGAGTTCAGCGCCCTGCTGCGGGACCTTGCGCGGTTGCGACGCCATGACCCACAGGATGACCTCATCACCGCGCTCGTGCAGGCCGAGGACGGCGGCGACCGCCTGAGCGAGCGCGAACTCATCGACACCTGCATTCTCCTCCTGAACGCCGGGCACGAGGCGTCGGTCAACGGCCTCTCGGCGGGCGTGCTGGCCCTGCTGCGGCAGCCCGAACACTGGCGAACGCTCGCTCAGGCCGCGCCGCATCAAGGCAGCCTGCCCCTCTTCCGGACGGCGGCAGAGGAACTGCTGCGCTACGACACGCCCCTCCCGCTGTTCGAGCGGTACGTGCTGGAGGAGGTCGATCTCTTCGGTGAGACGCTCCGCCCCGGCGAGAAGGTCGGCCTCCTGTACGCGAGCGGCAACCGCGACCCGCGCCGTTTCGAGCGGCCTGACGAGCTGAACCTGACGCGCGACCCGAACCCGCATCTCACCTTCGGGCTGGGCATCCACTACTGCCTCGGCGCGCCCCTCGCCCGGCTGGAGCTGGCGCTGAGCCTGCGCGCCCTCGCCCGCGCCTTCCCCGACCTGCGCCTCCCCGACCCCGACGCCGAGCCGGAGTACGTCGGCGGCTTCGTGATTCGGGGGCTGAGGCGGCTGGACGTGGTGGCGGGGTGA
- a CDS encoding carbohydrate ABC transporter permease: MNLQKTNPALYYTQRVLFYLLVIVITVYLLFPFLWAVLTSFRRAGDLFLPPLQFITAPTTLSNYTQVFANANFQRGLLFSVIVAVVSVLISLLLGSFAAYALGRFKFRGKSMILYIILAVSVFPQIAVLGGLFTLVQATNLFNNPISLIFSYLIFTIPFTVWVLTSFVRDIPGELEEAALVDGASPLQTLFQVLFPVMMPALVTTGLLAFINAWNEYLFALTFTSSNRTVPVVIANYSGASQFDQPWGPIMAASIVVTVPLIILVLVFQRNIVSGLTAGAVKG, from the coding sequence ATGAACCTGCAAAAGACGAATCCGGCCCTCTACTACACCCAGCGCGTCCTGTTTTACCTGCTCGTCATCGTCATCACCGTGTACCTGCTCTTTCCCTTCCTGTGGGCGGTGCTGACGAGCTTCCGGCGGGCGGGCGACCTCTTCCTGCCGCCGCTGCAATTCATCACGGCTCCGACGACCCTGAGCAACTACACGCAGGTCTTCGCCAACGCCAACTTCCAGCGCGGGCTGCTGTTCAGCGTCATCGTGGCGGTGGTCTCGGTGCTGATCAGCCTGCTGCTGGGCAGTTTCGCCGCCTACGCCCTGGGCCGCTTCAAGTTCAGGGGCAAGAGTATGATCCTGTACATCATCCTGGCGGTCAGCGTCTTTCCGCAGATCGCGGTGCTGGGCGGGCTGTTCACGCTCGTGCAGGCGACCAATCTGTTCAACAACCCCATCTCGCTGATCTTCAGCTACCTGATCTTCACGATTCCCTTCACGGTCTGGGTGCTGACCTCGTTCGTGCGCGACATCCCCGGCGAACTGGAGGAGGCGGCGCTGGTGGACGGGGCCAGCCCATTGCAGACGCTCTTTCAGGTGCTGTTTCCGGTGATGATGCCCGCGCTGGTGACGACGGGACTCCTCGCCTTCATCAACGCCTGGAACGAGTACCTGTTCGCGCTGACCTTCACGAGCAGCAACCGCACGGTGCCCGTGGTGATCGCCAACTATTCGGGGGCCTCGCAGTTCGACCAGCCGTGGGGACCGATCATGGCCGCGAGCATCGTGGTCACGGTGCCGCTGATCATCCTCGTGCTCGTGTTCCAGCGCAACATCGTCTCCGGCCTGACGGCGGGGGCGGTCAAGGGCTGA
- the lptB gene encoding LPS export ABC transporter ATP-binding protein codes for MTAPAVFPPVPAVPPRPELTAQGLSKSYGRRQVVRGVDFTVRPGEIVALFGPNGAGKTTTFYMLVGFIRPGGGSIRLGDRDVTRLPMHERARLGLGYLPQEPSAFRKLTARDNLLAILEYQRLSRAEQEERADSLLAEFGLTHLANSSAYQLSGGERRRLELARALTTDPDYLLLDEPFTGVDPKSIREIQRLIRELRYRRGIGVFITDHNVRETIALTDRVYLMFDGEVKFEGTPAQFAGDEDARRHYLGDDFEL; via the coding sequence GTGACCGCGCCCGCCGTCTTCCCCCCCGTCCCTGCCGTCCCACCGCGACCCGAACTCACGGCGCAGGGCCTGAGCAAAAGCTATGGGCGGCGACAAGTGGTGCGCGGGGTGGACTTCACGGTGCGGCCCGGCGAGATCGTGGCCCTCTTCGGGCCGAACGGGGCGGGGAAGACCACGACCTTCTACATGCTGGTGGGCTTTATTCGCCCCGGCGGGGGCAGCATCCGCCTCGGCGACCGCGACGTGACGCGCCTGCCCATGCACGAGCGGGCGCGGCTGGGATTGGGCTACCTCCCGCAGGAGCCGAGCGCCTTTCGCAAGCTCACCGCGCGGGACAACCTGCTCGCCATCCTCGAATACCAGAGGCTCTCCCGCGCCGAGCAGGAGGAGCGGGCCGACTCCCTCCTCGCGGAGTTCGGGCTGACCCACCTGGCGAACTCCTCCGCCTACCAACTCTCGGGCGGCGAGCGGCGGCGGCTGGAACTCGCCCGCGCGCTCACCACCGACCCCGACTACCTCCTCCTCGACGAGCCGTTCACGGGCGTGGACCCCAAGAGCATCCGCGAGATTCAGCGCCTCATCCGAGAGCTGCGCTACCGCCGGGGCATCGGCGTGTTCATCACCGACCACAACGTGCGCGAGACGATCGCGCTGACCGACCGGGTGTACCTGATGTTCGACGGGGAAGTGAAGTTCGAGGGCACCCCGGCGCAGTTCGCGGGGGACGAGGACGCCCGGCGGCACTACCTCGGCGACGACTTCGAGCTGTAG
- a CDS encoding ABC transporter substrate-binding protein, translated as MKKALAIVGLTATLGAASQGSAVTLTLACGTVGQELQLCKDGAARWAKKTGNTVNIFESPNLTNDRLGLYQQQLAARSSDIDVYQLDVIWPGLLSQHFVDLKGKIPAAEVNAHFKGIVDANTVNGKLVSMPWFTDAGLLYYRTDLLRKYGYSAPPKTWAQLATMAKKIQDGERGANSTFAGYVWQGKNYEGLTCNALEWVSSFGGGTIVDGTGRITVNNTKMAAALDAAASWIRTISPAGVTTYGEEEARGIFQSGNAAFMRNWPYAWALGQSADSKVKGKIGVAPLPAGPGGKPAATLGGWNLGVSSYSKNQAAAVDLVRYLTSPAEQKIRAIEGTYNPTIQALYKDQAILKANPFFGSLLSVFTNAVPRPSAPTRGKYNQVSQAFSTAVSDVLNGKSKGQAAVAKLSTDLARIKGRGF; from the coding sequence ATGAAGAAAGCACTTGCCATCGTCGGTCTCACCGCCACCCTCGGAGCCGCCAGCCAGGGCAGCGCCGTGACCCTCACGCTCGCCTGCGGCACGGTCGGGCAGGAACTCCAGCTCTGCAAGGACGGGGCCGCGCGCTGGGCCAAGAAGACGGGCAACACCGTCAACATCTTCGAAAGCCCCAACCTCACGAACGACCGCCTGGGCCTGTACCAGCAGCAGCTCGCGGCCCGCAGCAGCGACATCGACGTGTACCAGCTCGACGTGATCTGGCCGGGCCTGCTCTCGCAGCACTTCGTGGACCTGAAGGGCAAGATTCCCGCTGCCGAGGTGAACGCGCACTTCAAGGGCATCGTGGACGCGAACACCGTGAACGGCAAGCTGGTGTCGATGCCGTGGTTCACGGACGCTGGGCTGCTGTACTACCGCACCGACCTGCTGAGGAAGTACGGCTACTCCGCGCCGCCCAAGACCTGGGCGCAGCTCGCCACGATGGCGAAGAAGATTCAGGACGGCGAGCGGGGGGCGAACTCGACCTTCGCGGGCTATGTGTGGCAGGGCAAGAACTACGAGGGCCTGACCTGCAACGCGCTGGAGTGGGTCAGCTCCTTCGGCGGCGGGACCATCGTGGACGGCACGGGCCGCATTACCGTCAACAACACCAAGATGGCGGCGGCGCTGGACGCGGCGGCGAGCTGGATTCGCACCATCAGCCCGGCGGGCGTCACGACCTACGGGGAGGAGGAGGCGCGCGGCATCTTCCAGTCGGGGAACGCGGCCTTCATGCGCAACTGGCCCTACGCGTGGGCACTCGGCCAGAGCGCGGACTCCAAGGTGAAGGGCAAGATCGGCGTGGCCCCGCTGCCCGCCGGCCCCGGCGGCAAGCCCGCCGCGACGCTGGGTGGCTGGAACCTCGGGGTGAGCAGCTACTCCAAGAACCAGGCCGCCGCCGTCGACCTCGTGCGCTACCTGACCAGCCCCGCCGAGCAGAAGATTCGCGCCATCGAGGGCACCTACAACCCCACGATCCAGGCGCTGTACAAGGACCAGGCCATCCTGAAGGCCAACCCCTTCTTCGGCAGCCTGCTGAGCGTGTTCACGAACGCCGTGCCGCGTCCTTCCGCCCCCACGAGGGGCAAGTACAACCAGGTCTCCCAGGCCTTCAGCACCGCCGTCAGCGATGTGCTGAACGGCAAGAGCAAGGGCCAGGCCGCCGTCGCCAAGCTCAGCACCGACCTCGCCCGCATCAAGGGGCGCGGCTTCTGA
- a CDS encoding carbohydrate ABC transporter permease translates to MTTNATPTQAAPVRRRGIEAARARQAIWLLLPTLIAIAVVAGYPLYRTFFFSLYEANLTTPGERTFLGLGNFWFTTEEGVPLGFLQDPKWWTAVKNTLLFTVVSVFLETVFGMIIALVVNSAFKGRAFLRTAMLVPWAIPTVVSAQMWAYMYNDSFGLVGRGILGGQALLADVDSAIWAMIAVDVWKTTSFMALLILAGLQSLPSDMYEAADMDGASKWTQFWRMTLPLLRPALLVALVFRSLDALRVFDIMYVMLGANTASSTSMTGYARQALIDNSLLGLGSAVAVAIFLIIMVIVVIYVTAFRVKFD, encoded by the coding sequence ATGACGACCAACGCCACACCCACCCAGGCGGCTCCGGTTCGCCGGCGCGGCATCGAGGCCGCCCGCGCCCGGCAGGCCATCTGGCTGCTGCTGCCCACCCTCATCGCCATCGCGGTCGTGGCGGGCTACCCGCTGTACCGCACCTTCTTCTTCTCGCTGTACGAGGCCAACCTCACCACGCCGGGCGAGCGCACCTTCCTGGGGCTGGGCAACTTCTGGTTCACCACCGAAGAGGGCGTGCCGCTGGGCTTCCTGCAAGACCCGAAGTGGTGGACGGCGGTGAAGAACACGCTGCTGTTCACGGTCGTCTCGGTCTTCCTGGAAACGGTGTTCGGCATGATCATCGCGCTGGTGGTGAACAGCGCCTTCAAGGGCCGGGCCTTCCTGCGCACCGCCATGCTGGTGCCGTGGGCGATTCCCACGGTGGTGAGCGCGCAGATGTGGGCCTACATGTACAACGACTCCTTCGGGCTGGTCGGGCGCGGCATCCTCGGCGGTCAGGCGCTGCTCGCCGACGTGGACTCCGCGATCTGGGCGATGATCGCCGTGGACGTGTGGAAGACGACCTCCTTCATGGCGCTGCTGATCCTGGCCGGACTCCAGAGCCTGCCCTCGGATATGTACGAGGCCGCCGACATGGACGGGGCGAGCAAGTGGACCCAGTTCTGGCGCATGACGCTGCCGCTGCTGCGGCCCGCGCTGCTGGTGGCGCTGGTGTTCCGCAGCCTGGACGCCCTGCGCGTCTTCGACATCATGTACGTGATGCTGGGGGCCAACACCGCCTCTTCCACGAGCATGACGGGCTACGCGCGGCAGGCCCTGATCGACAACTCGCTGCTGGGGCTGGGCAGCGCGGTGGCGGTGGCGATCTTCCTGATCATCATGGTGATCGTCGTCATCTACGTCACCGCCTTCCGCGTGAAGTTCGACTGA
- a CDS encoding ABC transporter substrate-binding protein, with amino-acid sequence MRRLALPLSLLLAASAQAAPLKLEFWHAMDEAVVAGYAQAFNRSQTAYEVVPVAGGNYRELNDKLQKALASGKAPALAQVEFTRFARLAADGRLTDLSRLTDALPEGLTRDLYVPVWRAGEVGGKRYGLPWNVSVPVLMYNVGALRRAGVAAPGTWAEVETTSRTLATRGKRPLVATADAWTFEANVTSRGGSLVVNGRPNLNGPEAVEALTQLARMSAAGLAQPRRLSEATRAAFDFARGQNMFVGASVANWTDARRLPFFQLGIAPFPCGGAGACTVPLGGAHLVVPQGTPAQGQAGAVAFWQFLMDPARLAEWVKSTAYVPSRRSVTPLLNEWYAKNPQIRAAHAQLDRAVPRPTAPAFEEWTLLLEEAISQATTGKLSAKAALDEAQRKAEGR; translated from the coding sequence ATGCGCCGTCTCGCCCTTCCCCTCTCCCTGCTGCTCGCCGCGTCCGCGCAGGCTGCGCCCCTGAAACTGGAATTCTGGCACGCGATGGACGAGGCTGTGGTCGCCGGGTACGCTCAGGCGTTCAACCGCTCGCAGACGGCCTACGAGGTCGTGCCCGTCGCAGGCGGCAATTACCGCGAACTCAATGACAAGCTCCAGAAGGCGCTGGCCTCCGGCAAGGCCCCGGCGCTCGCGCAGGTGGAATTCACCCGCTTCGCCCGGCTGGCGGCGGACGGACGCCTCACCGACCTCTCGCGGCTGACGGACGCGCTGCCGGAGGGACTGACCCGCGACCTCTACGTCCCGGTCTGGCGCGCGGGAGAGGTCGGCGGCAAACGCTACGGCCTCCCGTGGAACGTCAGCGTCCCCGTCCTGATGTACAACGTGGGGGCACTGCGCCGGGCGGGCGTGGCGGCTCCGGGGACATGGGCGGAGGTCGAGACCACCAGCCGCACCCTCGCTACACGCGGTAAACGCCCCCTCGTCGCCACCGCCGACGCCTGGACCTTCGAGGCCAACGTCACCTCGCGCGGTGGCAGCCTCGTCGTGAATGGGCGACCGAACCTCAACGGTCCGGAGGCGGTCGAGGCCCTCACCCAGCTCGCCCGGATGAGCGCCGCCGGACTCGCGCAGCCCCGCCGTCTCTCGGAGGCCACCCGCGCCGCCTTCGACTTCGCGCGTGGGCAGAACATGTTCGTGGGGGCCAGCGTCGCCAACTGGACGGACGCCCGCCGCCTGCCCTTCTTCCAGCTCGGCATCGCGCCCTTTCCGTGCGGGGGGGCGGGGGCCTGTACCGTGCCCCTCGGCGGTGCCCACCTCGTCGTTCCGCAGGGGACCCCGGCGCAGGGGCAGGCGGGTGCCGTCGCCTTCTGGCAGTTCCTGATGGACCCCGCCCGCCTCGCCGAGTGGGTCAAGTCCACCGCCTACGTCCCCAGCCGCCGCAGCGTCACGCCCCTCCTGAACGAGTGGTATGCCAAAAACCCCCAGATCAGAGCCGCCCATGCCCAGCTCGACCGCGCCGTGCCCCGCCCCACCGCGCCCGCCTTCGAGGAGTGGACCCTGCTGCTGGAGGAGGCCATCAGCCAGGCCACGACCGGCAAGCTGAGCGCGAAGGCCGCGCTGGACGAGGCACAACGGAAGGCGGAGGGAAGGTAG
- a CDS encoding DUF3084 domain-containing protein: MLWLFLPFVVILSGVVAYAADTIAKKVGRKHLRWFGLRPKTTALIVAVLSGMGISAASLAAFLLLNRSAVNTIAQADQLRPQITALREEVADVQGGLRAAQRERDAAQREAGRLRAERERAQASLETATAELGAAQTRLQTAQTQRRTAQTQAATLQARVTELSALREALETRAEASRARLAESEAALASSRERARALDEQVAALDARAAQAEAGVTRAQARAEAAQERVTALGEQVRTLEASRQRVEAQRNVLAGERDAARRARDAAVAASAQAEAQRLAAQRERDRLAAERTDLLADRTRLTTERTELLAARARLTAERDAAARARDAAVAAREVATRERDTVARERDTAARARDTALGARDAATRERDRVRADLASLRTQGAALRAANETLARDLATTRASLGQLQDEYSSARSELSASRNADLAFPRNDLVYAAVVPGVRNLDTFLTGAAAAATTRGARGTPAARLDPAARATLEARLRGLNASTFVQCRAANNTAVGFPVDLACEARPNSTLYRGGQLIRRASITLGADTRTVQAQIQNLVQDAVVDLTTRGVPGEYIANQGLDVNEFVDLLTRLGGRGGTSATVGIAAREDVRPGSRVDLYPVLP, encoded by the coding sequence ATGCTGTGGCTCTTTTTGCCCTTCGTAGTCATCCTGTCGGGGGTGGTCGCCTACGCCGCCGACACCATCGCCAAGAAGGTGGGCCGCAAGCACCTGCGCTGGTTCGGGCTGCGGCCCAAGACGACGGCGCTCATCGTCGCCGTGCTGTCGGGCATGGGCATCAGCGCGGCGAGTCTGGCCGCCTTCCTGCTGCTCAACCGGAGCGCCGTGAATACCATCGCGCAGGCCGACCAGCTCCGGCCCCAGATCACGGCCCTGCGCGAGGAGGTGGCGGACGTGCAGGGCGGTCTGCGGGCGGCGCAGCGCGAACGGGACGCGGCCCAGCGCGAGGCCGGGCGACTGCGCGCCGAGCGTGAGCGGGCGCAGGCCAGCCTGGAGACGGCGACCGCCGAGCTGGGGGCCGCCCAGACCCGTCTCCAGACCGCGCAGACCCAGCGGCGCACGGCCCAGACGCAGGCGGCGACCCTCCAGGCGCGCGTCACCGAACTCAGCGCCCTGCGTGAGGCGCTGGAGACCCGCGCCGAGGCGAGCCGCGCCCGCTTGGCCGAGTCGGAGGCGGCCCTCGCCTCCAGCCGGGAGCGGGCACGGGCGCTCGACGAACAGGTCGCCGCCCTCGACGCCCGCGCCGCGCAGGCCGAGGCGGGCGTGACCCGCGCGCAGGCCCGCGCGGAGGCCGCACAGGAGCGGGTGACGGCGCTGGGCGAGCAGGTCCGCACCCTGGAGGCGTCCCGGCAGCGGGTGGAGGCACAGCGCAACGTCCTCGCCGGGGAGCGAGACGCCGCCCGCCGCGCAAGGGACGCCGCCGTGGCCGCGAGCGCGCAGGCGGAGGCCCAGCGCCTCGCCGCCCAGCGCGAACGCGACCGACTGGCCGCCGAACGCACGGACCTCCTCGCCGACCGCACGCGCCTCACCACCGAGCGCACCGAGCTGCTGGCCGCCCGCGCCCGCCTGACCGCCGAACGCGACGCCGCCGCCCGCGCCCGTGACGCCGCCGTGGCCGCCCGTGAGGTCGCCACCCGTGAGCGCGACACGGTGGCCCGCGAGAGGGATACCGCCGCCCGCGCCCGCGACACCGCCCTGGGTGCCCGCGACGCCGCCACCCGCGAGCGTGACCGGGTGCGTGCCGACCTCGCCTCCCTGCGGACCCAGGGGGCGGCCCTGCGCGCGGCGAACGAGACGCTGGCCCGCGACCTCGCCACCACACGGGCCAGCCTCGGCCAGTTGCAGGACGAGTATTCCAGCGCCCGCAGCGAACTCAGCGCCAGCCGCAACGCGGACCTCGCCTTTCCCAGGAACGACCTCGTGTACGCGGCGGTCGTGCCGGGCGTGCGGAATCTCGACACCTTCCTGACGGGGGCCGCCGCCGCCGCCACCACACGCGGGGCACGGGGCACGCCCGCCGCCCGGCTGGACCCCGCCGCCCGCGCCACCCTGGAGGCGAGGCTGCGCGGCCTGAACGCCAGCACCTTCGTCCAGTGCCGCGCCGCGAACAACACCGCCGTCGGTTTCCCGGTGGACCTCGCGTGTGAGGCCCGGCCCAACAGCACCCTCTACCGGGGCGGGCAGCTCATCCGCCGCGCCAGCATTACCCTCGGGGCAGACACCCGCACCGTGCAGGCGCAGATTCAGAACCTCGTGCAGGACGCGGTGGTGGACCTCACCACGCGCGGCGTGCCCGGCGAGTACATCGCCAATCAGGGCCTCGACGTGAACGAGTTCGTGGACCTGCTCACCCGCCTGGGCGGGCGCGGCGGCACGAGCGCCACCGTCGGGATCGCTGCCCGCGAGGACGTGCGGCCCGGCAGCCGGGTAGACCTGTACCCGGTGTTGCCGTAG